One region of Eupeodes corollae chromosome 1, idEupCoro1.1, whole genome shotgun sequence genomic DNA includes:
- the LOC129948049 gene encoding uncharacterized protein LOC129948049 gives MLSSTEVVFLVSLGFLTITAISAQRKSDPVVLTELGKVRGSIIKTERGQDVYAFRGIRYAEAPIGEKRFRAPSYVSTWGDDELDGTKDGLKCPQVLQTGQPVEQSEDCLFLNVYTRNLNGKKSPVIVYIHGGSNAHGSGHSLSGFGPRYLLDTDVVFVTFNYRLGPFGFLSLDSPEAPGNYAYLDQVMALQWVHHLIANFGGNPDLVTLIGTSAGGMAVTLHMASPLSRGLFHRAIAMSGSATSEIVLDSVKWSRKLAHETSCPMHNPPDVLSCLRKLPWETILKVCGSWEVYGFTHMKWGYTVDGKFMPAKLTDLFDQGNFTKMPILTGLTKDEFTYSVYSEENNVGLLNDISLNFEKYASELFMHDLEDSTKIGKLKKFYLGNKHINDQSLTHFGEIFSDSFIGHGVHRLVGLARKYVDVYYYRFDYHGRFGNYIDAEGNPRGVGHGDELLYFVSVELNPFKFTQNDPEWFMVERVVGMIASFAHNGFPQTMNETKWLPTNKTHLNTMYIDTNAELGYAPFTERFRLWDELYPVNSGRSFYYPATCLITLIIVPLFLSYIVGAKVTLGIFLFALALVSAQTQTNPIVNTSLGKIKGTILKTEKGFDFFAFRGIRYAEAPIGEKRFKAPIAINKSWDGELDATKDGFICPQIGPAAEAMSEDCLIVNVYSRNLSENANKPVIFYIHGGSDKDGASHSEREAGPQYIMESDGIVLVSLNYRLGALGFLSTRTSDAPGNFGYLDQVMALHWVHNNVRSFGGNPNSVTLMGFSAGAMAVSLHLASPLSRGLFHRAIAMSGSATNEQNINNLHWTRKLAHETSCPMFNPEDLLSCLRNVPWKTIVETCKKWDVYFPDMKWNYEVDGHFLDFRPTQYYARGNFSQVPIITGLSTDEFNGMAKIMEDKTELLNDIDLNLEKYAPEFFMHDFGDPAEKKVEKLKDFYFKNQTISKTNVIRLGEAFSDSFINHGVHRLVDLARKYVQVYYYRFDYKGSFEQIRTNEYVSHGDDQFYVFKMNKFGGKLLGPNDKDWFMAEKMVGIISTFAQTGFPPEFDGLKWQPSNKTHINTLYIDEKFKMDGQPYAERFQLWDSLFPVENSGTRGSICVMTIMLTAVAMVFSVFYLN, from the exons atgttgtcttcaacAGAAGTTGTCTTTCTCGTTAGTTTGGGGTTTCTAACAATTACTGCCATCAGTGCTCAAAGGAAATCAGATCCTGTTGTCTTAACAGAACTGGGAAAAGTTCGAGGATcaataattaaaactgaaagAGGTCAGGATGTTTATGCCTTTCGGGGAATACGTTATGCTGAGGCGCCAATTGGGGAGAAACGTTTTAGAGCTCCGAGTTATGTTTCAACGTGGGGCGATGATGAATTAGACGGAACAAAGGATGGACTCAAGTGTCCACAAGTGCTGCAAACTGGTCAACCTGTGGAACAATCCGAGGAttgcttatttttaaatgtctacACACGCAACTTGAACGGAAAAAAGAGTCCCGTTATTGTTTACATTCATGGCGGATCGAATGCACACGGAAGTGGTCATAGTTTAAGTGGTTTTGGTCCGCGTTACCTTTTGGATACGGATGTTGTATTTGTAACGTTCAACTATCGCTTGGGGCCATTTGGCTTTCTAAGCTTAGACTCACCTGAGGCCCCTGGTAATTATGCTTATTTGGATCAAGTAATGGCTTTGCAATGGGTTCATCATCTTATCGCTAATTTTGGAGGAAATCCTGACTTGGTAACTTTGATTGGAACAAGTGCAGGTGGAATGGCGGTAACCCTTCATATGGCATCTCCACTGTCCAGGGGTTTATTTCATAGAGCTATTGCTATGAGTGGTTCGGCAACAAGTGAAATTGTGCTGGATAGTGTAAAATGGTCTCGAAAATTAGCTCACGAAACATCATGTCCCATGCACAATCCTCCAGACGTTCTTAGTTGTCTGAGAAAGTTGCCATGGGAGACGATTTTGAAGGTTTGTGGTTCATGGGAGGTCTATGGATTTACGCACATGAAATGGGGTTATACAGTCGATGGAAAGTTCATGCCAGCAAAATTGACTGACCTTTTTGATCAgggaaattttacaaaaatgccaaTACTCACTGGGTTAACTAAGGACGAATTTACCTATTCGGTGTACA GTGAAGAGAATAACGTAGGTCTGCTTAATGACATAAgtttgaactttgaaaaatatgcaTCTGAGTTATTTATGCATGACTTAGAAGATAGCACGAAAATTGGGAAActtaagaagttttatttgGGCAATAAGCATATAAATGATCAGAGTTTGACACATTTCGGTGAAATCTTTTCCGACTCATTCATTGGACATGGTGTTCATAGATTAGTGGGTTTAGCAAGAAAATATGTGGACGTATATTATTATCGATTTGATTATCATGGAAGATTTGGGAATTACATCGATGCTGAAGGAAATCCAAGAG gtGTTGGTCATGGTGATgaattattgtattttgttaGTGTTGAATTAAATCCGTTCAAATTTACTCAAAATGACCCAGAATGGTTTATGGTGGAACGTGTAGTTGGAATGATTGCTTCATTTGCTCATAATGG gtttccACAAACTATGAATGAAACAAAATGGTTGCcaacaaataaaactcatttaaaCACAATGTACATCGATACAAATGCTGAACTTGGATATGCCCCTTTTACAGAAAGATTTAGACTTTGGGATGAACTTTATCCGGTTAATAGCGGCAGAAGTTTCTATTACCCGGCGACTTGTCTCATCACATTGATTATAGTTCcattgtttttaagttat ATAGTTGGTGCTAAGGTTACCTTGGGGATTTTCCTTTTCGCACTCGCTCTTGTGAGTGCTCAAACCCAAACAAATCCGATTGTCAATACTTCTCTGGGTAAAATTAAGGGCACAATATTGAAGACGGAAAaaggttttgacttttttgcaTTTCGTGGAATAAGATATGCAGAAGCTCCAATTGGTGAGAAACGTTTCAAAGCCCCTATAGCTATCAATAAGTCTTGGGATGGGGAGTTGGATGCCACGAAAGATGGTTTCATCTGTCCCCAAATTGGTCCTGCCGCAGAAGCTATGTCCGAGGATTGTTTAATTGTAAACGTTTATTCACGGAATCTGAGTGAAAATGCCAATAAACCAGTTATATTCTATATTCACGGTGGATCGGACAAAGATGGAGCAAGCCATAGTGAGAGAGAAGCTGGCCCACAGTATATAATGGAATCGGATGGGATTGTGTTGGTATCGCTGAATTATCGATTGGGTGCACTGGGATTTCTCAGTACTCGAACATCGGATGCTCCAGGAAACTTTGGTTATCTTGATCAAGTTATGGCACTTCACTGGGTCCACAATAATGTAAGGAGCTTTGGTGGAAACCCAAATTCTGTGACACTGATGGGTTTCAGTGCTGGTGCAATGGCAGTCTCACTTCATTTGGCCTCACCCCTTTCGAGAGGATTGTTTCACAGAGCAATTGCCATGAGTGGATCAGCAACGaacgaacaaaatattaataatttgcaCTGGACTCGGAAATTAGCCCATGAAACTTCATGCCCTATGTTCAATCCTGAGGACCTGCTAAGTTGTCTGCGGAACGTTCCATGGAAAACTATTGTGGAGACTTGCAAGAAATGGGATGTGTATTTCCCTGACATGAAGTGGAACTACGAGGTGGATGGACATTTTTTGGACTTTAGACCGACACAATATTACGCCAGAGGAAACTTTTCACAAGTTCCAATCATCACTGGACTCTCCACAGATGAATTTAATGGAATGGCTAAGa TAATGGAGGACAAAACTGAATTGTTGAATGACATTGATTTGAATCTCGAAAAGTATGCACCAGAGTTTTTCATGCATGACTTTGGTGATCCTGCCGAaaagaaagttgaaaaattgaaagatttttatttcaaaaatcaaaccaTCAGCAAGACGAATGTTATCAGATTGGGCGAAGCCTTTTCGGACTCTTTTATCAATCACGGGGTTCACAGATTAGTCGATCTAGCTCGAAAGTACGTTCAGGTCTATTATTACCGATTTGACTATAAGGGAAGCTTCGAACAAATAAGGACCAATGAAT ATGTTAGCCATGGAGATGAtcagttttatgtttttaaaatgaataaatttggtGGAAAACTACTGGGGCCCAATGATAAAGATTGGTTTATGGCTGAAAAGATGGTTGGAATAATCTCAACTTTTGCACAAACGGG atttCCACCAGAATTCGATGGTTTAAAATGGCAACCTTCAAACAAAACTCACATCAATACATTGTATATTGATGAGAAATTTAAAATGGATGGCCAACCTTATGCGGAAAGATTTCAACTCTGGGATAGTTTATTTCCAGTAGAAAATAGTGGAACGCGAGGTTCCATATGTGTAATGACAATTATGTTGACAGCAGTAGCAAtggtttttagtgttttttatctaaattaa